One window of the Chryseotalea sp. WA131a genome contains the following:
- a CDS encoding cytochrome B → MHSILLMTHSLVRYFLLIFLILVIVRSFMGWNSKSDFTKRDEQLSLWLFMFTHTQLLLGIILFFVSPVVIFSKASMANPEARYWLVEHNTGMIIAIVLITMGRITMKKLSDGAAKHKRLFIFNTIALIIILVMIAQAKRGFFSINM, encoded by the coding sequence ATGCATTCTATTTTATTGATGACGCACTCTCTTGTGCGCTATTTCCTTCTGATTTTTTTGATTTTGGTTATCGTTCGCTCGTTTATGGGATGGAATAGCAAATCGGATTTTACCAAGCGCGATGAACAATTGAGCCTTTGGTTGTTTATGTTTACCCATACCCAGCTTTTGTTGGGCATTATTTTATTTTTTGTGAGCCCAGTAGTGATTTTTAGCAAAGCATCCATGGCAAATCCTGAGGCACGTTATTGGTTGGTAGAACACAATACAGGCATGATTATCGCCATTGTTTTGATTACCATGGGCAGAATCACCATGAAAAAATTGAGCGATGGAGCAGCCAAGCACAAGCGCTTGTTTATTTTTAATACGATTGCATTGATTATCATCTTAGTTATGATTGCTCAAGCAAAACGTGGGTTCTTTTCAATCAATATGTGA
- a CDS encoding competence/damage-inducible protein A, producing the protein MKIITAELLTIGDEILYGQIVDTNAQWMSVELDKVGIKVIRKTSVGDQEQEILTAFAEAEKRADIILITGGLGPTSDDLTKPLLAKYFNCELVMNEEALAEVTAFFKSRGREMTEMNRQQAALPSACTKITNPIGTAPGMWFDRKGKIFMSMPGVPHEMKKMMTERVIPKLRETFRMPVIQHKVIRTIGIGESFLADKISVWEKSLPTHIKLAYLPSLGEVKLRLTGFGEDAASLEKEINILAEKILSLASEYVYGFGDEPIEVVIGKMLRDRKLTLSMAESCTGGYLSHLITSVPGCSDYFLGSMVPYAYEIKMRQLGVKPEVLEKYGAVSEQTIIEMANIVRAKFNTDIGVATSGIAGPGGATPEKPVGMVWIAYSDKHQTVTKKLQISQDRAINIRMASMAVLNLIRMSLPK; encoded by the coding sequence ATGAAAATTATTACTGCTGAACTACTCACCATTGGTGACGAAATTTTATACGGTCAAATTGTGGACACCAACGCGCAATGGATGAGCGTGGAGTTAGACAAAGTTGGGATTAAAGTCATTCGTAAAACCAGTGTGGGCGATCAAGAGCAAGAAATATTGACCGCTTTCGCGGAAGCTGAAAAGCGTGCTGATATAATTTTGATTACCGGAGGCCTTGGCCCTACCAGCGATGATTTGACCAAACCGTTGCTCGCGAAATATTTTAACTGCGAGTTGGTGATGAATGAAGAAGCCTTGGCGGAGGTAACGGCTTTCTTTAAAAGTCGTGGCCGAGAGATGACAGAGATGAATCGCCAACAGGCCGCCCTGCCGAGTGCCTGTACCAAAATAACCAACCCCATTGGCACCGCGCCTGGCATGTGGTTCGATCGAAAAGGAAAGATTTTTATGTCGATGCCAGGAGTGCCGCACGAGATGAAGAAGATGATGACCGAGCGCGTGATTCCAAAACTGAGAGAAACGTTTCGCATGCCGGTGATCCAACACAAAGTGATTCGCACCATTGGCATTGGTGAATCTTTTTTAGCTGATAAAATTTCTGTTTGGGAAAAATCGCTGCCCACGCACATCAAACTTGCTTACTTGCCAAGTTTGGGTGAAGTAAAGTTGCGATTAACAGGTTTTGGTGAAGATGCGGCATCATTAGAAAAAGAAATCAATATACTCGCAGAAAAGATATTGTCACTAGCAAGTGAATATGTTTATGGCTTTGGTGACGAACCGATTGAAGTAGTCATTGGCAAAATGTTGCGCGACCGAAAGCTTACTTTATCGATGGCAGAAAGTTGCACGGGTGGTTATCTATCGCATCTGATTACCAGTGTGCCGGGCTGCTCAGATTACTTTTTAGGAAGCATGGTGCCGTATGCCTACGAAATAAAAATGCGGCAACTCGGTGTGAAACCTGAAGTGCTGGAAAAATATGGAGCCGTGAGTGAGCAAACCATTATTGAAATGGCCAACATCGTGCGTGCCAAATTCAACACCGATATTGGTGTGGCTACTAGCGGCATTGCCGGGCCAGGCGGAGCCACTCCCGAAAAACCAGTGGGCATGGTATGGATTGCTTACTCGGACAAACACCAAACTGTGACTAAGAAATTACAAATCTCGCAAGACAGAGCCATCAACATCCGCATGGCCAGCATGGCGGTGTTAAATTTGATTCGGATGAGCCTGCCAAAATAG